The Siniperca chuatsi isolate FFG_IHB_CAS linkage group LG12, ASM2008510v1, whole genome shotgun sequence genome has a segment encoding these proteins:
- the abhd13 gene encoding protein ABHD13, with the protein MEKPWRLWGAMERCTLTLASWSWGACRVSLLALILTFHLYGGFFLLALILASVAGILYKFQDVLLYFPDQPSSSRLYVPMPTGIPHENVYIRTKDGVKLNLILLRYTGGDTPPGVTPGNQSSPTSSAPPTILYFHGNAGNIGHRVPNALLMLVNLKANVVLLDYRGYGKSEGEPSEDGLYLDAEATLDYVMTRPDLDKTKVVLFGRSLGGAVAVRLASVNPHRVAAIIVENTFLSIPHMAATLFSFLPMRLLPLWCYRNQFLSYRQVALCRMPSLFVSGLSDQLIPPVMMKQLYELSPARTKRLAIFPEGTHNDTWQCQGYFAALEQFMKDLLKSHAHEESAQPSASVTII; encoded by the coding sequence ATGGAGAAGCCCTGGAGGCTGTGGGGGGCAATGGAGCGTTGTACCCTGACTCTGGCCTCTTGGTCCTGGGGTGCTTGTCGAGTCTCCCTTTTGGCCCTCATCCTCACCTTCCACCTGTATGGAGGATTCTTTCTCCTAGCTCTTATCCTAGCCTCTGTGGCAGGCATCCTGTACAAATTTCAGGATGTGCTCCTCTACTTCCCTGACCagccctcctcctctcgcctTTATGTTCCCATGCCAACAGGAATCCCACATGAGAATGTGTACATTCGCACCAAGGACGGTGTGAAGCTTAACCTCATCCTGCTTCGATACACAGGAGGGGACACGCCTCCTGGAGTCACCCCTGGCAATCAAAGCAGCCCCACTTCCTCTGCTCCACCTACCATCCTTTATTTCCATGGTAATGCAGGTAATATTGGTCATAGGGTGCCAAACGCCCTGTTGATGCTAGTCAATCTGAAAGCCAATGTGGTGCTGTTGGACTACCGTGGCTATGGAAAAAGTGAGGGTGAGCCCAGTGAGGATGGACTGTACCTGGATGCCGAGGCCACACTGGACTATGTCATGACCCGTCCTGATCTGGACAAGACTAAGGTGGTACTATTTGGCCGCTCACTGGGGGGTGCTGTGGCTGTGCGCTTGGCGTCAGTCAACCCTCACCGTGTAGCAGCCATTATTGTTGAAAACACCTTCCTCAGCATCCCCCACATGGCAGCGACACTCTTCTCCTTCTTGCCCATGCGCCTGCTGCCTTTGTGGTGCTATAGGAATCAGTTCCTCTCCTATCGGCAGGTGGCACTGTGCCGCATGCCCTCGCTGTTTGTGTCTGGTCTGTCAGACCAGCTCATCCCACCAGTCATGATGAAACAACTGTATGAGCTGTCTCCTGCGCGGACTAAACGCCTGGCTATCTTTCCAGAGGGCACACACAACGACACGTGGCAATGTCAGGGCTACTTCGCTGCTTTGGAGCAGTTCATGAAAGACCTGCTGAAGAGCCACGCCCATGAGGAGAGTGCTCAGCCCTCAGCTAGTGTCACCAttatctga
- the tnfsf13b gene encoding tumor necrosis factor ligand superfamily member 13B isoform X2, with product MAALAGVKPGTGQRAGEGRLSWPVFLLTLAAVTSSSLSALSLYQLVALRAEVEGLKSEVCRRREEGREVKHGGQTENISSRRSSQEPLHQPGSQHAFTLIRRRRQVSGTETLVSQPCLQLLANNSRKTFRKGIPWQAGLRRGSALEADGDSMLVREEGFYFVYSQVYYMDSTFAMGHVVIRRKRNVVGDEPQYVILFRCIQNMNPVHPYNTCYTGGIVKLEVGDHLELLIPRSTANVSMDGDSTFLGAVKLA from the exons ATGGCAGCTTTGGCCGGTGTGAAGCCTGGGACCGGACAAAGGGCAGGTGAAGGGAGGCTGTCCTGGCCAGTTTTCCTGCTGACGCTAGCTgctgtcacctcctcctctctttcagcTTTGTCCCTATACCAACTGGTGGCTCTCAGAGCTGAGGTGGAGGGACTCAAATCAGAGGTCTGTCGCAGGAGAGAAGAGGGACGAGAGGTCAAGCATGGAGGCCAG ACTGAGAATATCAGTAGCAGGAGAAGCAGCCAGGAGCCTCTGCACCAACCTGGGTCTCAACATGCTTTCACCCTGATAAGGAGGAGAAGACAGGTCTCTGGAACAGAGACATTAG TTTCTCAGCCTTGCCTGCAGTTGTTGGCAAACAATAGCAGGAAAACCTTCAGGAAAG GTATCCCCTGGCAGGCGGGGCTGAGGAGAGGCTCTGCCCTGGAGGCAGATGGAGACAGCATGTTGGTCAGAGAGGAGGGCTTCTACTTTGTATACAGTCAG GTCTACTACATGGACAGCACCTTTGCAATGGGTCATGTGGTGATCCGGAGGAAGAGGAATGTGGTGGGAGACGAGCCTCAGTATGTGATCCTGTTCCGCTGCATCCAGAACATGAACCCTGTCCACCCTTACAACACCTGCTACACAGGAG GAATTGTGAAGCTGGAGGTTGGGGACCACTTGGAGCTGCTGATCCCCCGTTCCACAGCCAACGTGTCCATGGATGGAGACTCCACCTTCCTGGGTGCTGTCAAACTGGCTTAA
- the tnfsf13b gene encoding tumor necrosis factor ligand superfamily member 13B isoform X1: MAALAGVKPGTGQRAGEGRLSWPVFLLTLAAVTSSSLSALSLYQLVALRAEVEGLKSEVCRRREEGREVKHGGQTENISSRRSSQEPLHQPGSQHAFTLIRRRRQVSGTETLVSQPCLQLLANNSRKTFRKEFSSTPHTGIPWQAGLRRGSALEADGDSMLVREEGFYFVYSQVYYMDSTFAMGHVVIRRKRNVVGDEPQYVILFRCIQNMNPVHPYNTCYTGGIVKLEVGDHLELLIPRSTANVSMDGDSTFLGAVKLA; the protein is encoded by the exons ATGGCAGCTTTGGCCGGTGTGAAGCCTGGGACCGGACAAAGGGCAGGTGAAGGGAGGCTGTCCTGGCCAGTTTTCCTGCTGACGCTAGCTgctgtcacctcctcctctctttcagcTTTGTCCCTATACCAACTGGTGGCTCTCAGAGCTGAGGTGGAGGGACTCAAATCAGAGGTCTGTCGCAGGAGAGAAGAGGGACGAGAGGTCAAGCATGGAGGCCAG ACTGAGAATATCAGTAGCAGGAGAAGCAGCCAGGAGCCTCTGCACCAACCTGGGTCTCAACATGCTTTCACCCTGATAAGGAGGAGAAGACAGGTCTCTGGAACAGAGACATTAG TTTCTCAGCCTTGCCTGCAGTTGTTGGCAAACAATAGCAGGAAAACCTTCAGGAAAG AATTTTCCTCGACGCCGCACACAGGTATCCCCTGGCAGGCGGGGCTGAGGAGAGGCTCTGCCCTGGAGGCAGATGGAGACAGCATGTTGGTCAGAGAGGAGGGCTTCTACTTTGTATACAGTCAG GTCTACTACATGGACAGCACCTTTGCAATGGGTCATGTGGTGATCCGGAGGAAGAGGAATGTGGTGGGAGACGAGCCTCAGTATGTGATCCTGTTCCGCTGCATCCAGAACATGAACCCTGTCCACCCTTACAACACCTGCTACACAGGAG GAATTGTGAAGCTGGAGGTTGGGGACCACTTGGAGCTGCTGATCCCCCGTTCCACAGCCAACGTGTCCATGGATGGAGACTCCACCTTCCTGGGTGCTGTCAAACTGGCTTAA